The window AGTGGCACAATGATGAATGAGTGGGTCCCTGTATGGTTTATATGTCATGTTGCGctagcagacacacacacacacacacacacacacacacgagccaTAAGCACAGGAGAGACTCAATAAAACAGTCCTGTAGACTTCAAACTGCACTAACAGTCGGACGGAGTGGGCACAGCACCAAGGCACCAGTGAAAGAGGAGAAcgagaagaagactgcaagctgGAATAAAAAGCGAAGCTTTCAAAAgatcaaaaaataaatgcattgcAAGGTTTTTATGAGGTAGGAAAATGCATTTAACATGTGTTTTAGCctgtaagaacacacacacacacacacaaacaaaccgtGTTTTGGTGAGCAGCAAAAGCAAATCCATGACTGTTTACGATAAAACACTTGACAAGATACCGCGGTGATTTGGTCGgtataaaaaacacatcagaaaagCGACCTGGCCACTCGCAACATTTTATAGCTCAATATAGCTTCCAACATCAGATACATTCCTCTTATTTCTATAAGTCAGCAGTGACTCTGACTTCtgtttaaagtataaaaagcaagaaaaacatgGTATGAAAAATTAAGACTGGAAATAagccctttttttctcctcttttttccgTTTTCTAATATTTTGATGGTTTTTATGTACTTATATGTTTTGTCATCACACGAAGGGGTGCAGGTAAATATTACGTGATATATGATAAATAATTGTGATAAATATGTGTAATAAGagtgtagaaaaaaatacatgaattaaAATCACCCCTTCCTTCAGACACGATGAGCACTCTATAAATGTGTGATATGATAGGATGTTACATACTGTAAAGAACACTTAACAAGTATAAGTTAACTAGCTGCCATCAATCCTGCATGTGCTtcataccattttttttttttaaagcatttgctgtttttatttttaactctgTTCCTGTTTCACTGGCATATATCCATTACCCGAGGGTTCCACTGGCCTGGACATTAACATCTCCCCCCCCCCTATGTGACTTGGACTTGGAAGCCGCAGAGCTGGACTCAAACCCGTCCCAATGAACTTCAACGGCAGTTGTGGGAAAGCAGGCGCGGAGCATGGTAAAGCACAGGAAAGAGGAGGCGGAAACAAGAAGCTTTTGGTTTCAGGGGACTTATCGACTTCCTCCAGGCTCTCCTCGTGACTCACTTGCTCCTCGCTCGCGCTGCTAACCCCTGAATCCAGGCTAGGGAGCTCAGGGCTGCAGGGCTGCAGCGTCTGGACTTGCTCATAATCGGAACAAACCTGAATGGACCCTTTGCCAAAAAAGTTTCCACTGCCTCCAAACAGCTTCTGAAAATCTACTTCTTTTCcattccctccctctctctcctgccctTTGCCATCTGGCCCCTCATCATGACTATCAGTCGCACCGATGCTATCTGCTTCCAGACTCTCTTGACTGACCTCTTCGCCACTGCACATCCCTGAATCTAGACTCTGGAGCCTGAGGCGCTCGGCGTGGAGTTTCTCAACCTTCTCGTAGTCTGACATTACTTGCACTCGCTCACTGTTGCTGTCGCTTTTGGAAAGCAACTGTTGGAGCTCCActgctttccttctttcttcctccctatCCTGTTCTGTAGTTTTACCTTCACATTGTCTACCAACAGGTCCGTTAGGTGTATCAGCGGCACAGGGCCCCGGAGTCCCCGTTATGGGTGAGgaggcagggggaggaggacacAGCTTGGAGTAACTGGGGTTGGAGTAGCTGGACCTGGTCGACTCGTAGCTGCTTTCACTTTTCATCTTCTCTAGCAGCGCCGCCTCTGACCTGCAGAGCATGACAGCATCCGCAGTGGAGGTTACCTCTACAGAGAGGAATTCCTCCGGTTTCAAGGAGGAACGGGAGGATTTGCTGATGAAGTGAGGGCTCAACCAATTCTGAAGGGAAAAGGTCAAAGGTAGCGGAGTGAGAGGCGGAATTGGaaagattaaaaatacagaagaaattAAATCTGCACTAGGCTACAAGGTTGTAAAGCTTCAGAAATACACAGAGTTTATggtgtttttgtcttcattctCTGCTGTATTTCTCCCTTTTGGATCATAAAGGTCATATGTGTTTTGCCTGGTGATAATTGTTGGGGGGGGAATCTGTTAAACCCACTGTGTGCCCACTGGCTGGAGAACAAAGCTGAACATCTAGCTCAAGAGTCAGACACTTTTCTAAGAAGCTGgttgaaaccaaaacacagctaaaaaaaaaagtacaagacTTATTTCATTAGACTTACATGTGTATGTGGCCGGAGACACAACACGTTCACCATAATGATACATCAAAGTATCAGCGTATTCTAAAACCCccaagcagccaaaaaaaacaactaacgCAGCTTTAATATGTTGTAATCTTGCTctagccctttttttttttttacagaacccAATAACCGAGTCTGTGAGTTTATCAAGAATAGCctgcagcaaattaaaaacaagcgATGAACAGTGAGAAAGTAAAGATTTCATAAGCTCACCTGGAAATTTACATCCTGCAGGAAGGACTTTGCTGGGTCTGGTAGAGGCGGACCTCTGAACTTCTTTACCATGTACATCCTAAAAGACAAATGACATAATCGTTTATCAGGggttaacagaaaaaaaaaaaatgttttcttgaaaaCCAAAAGACCAGAATTGAACATATTTTTGCAACAAAAATGGCACAAATATTGTCTGCTTACCAGATGATTTTCTCATTCCTAAAGAGTATGACAACCAGAAACAAGGCAACCGCTACGCCTGCGATGGTCACTCCCAGTAAACCCCCAGGAACACCTGACAAACACAGGACAGAGCGTGTCAGATTAGCTACGTGGTAAGAATACTGTATTTATCCCACTGGAAAGAACAAATCTGGGTTGTGTGCAGACAAAAGGCAAATTAGCGTATTTTCCAAGTGTTATAAGATAagcatcttttttctttatagaTGTATTGTTCAATCAACTAGTTTCCTTCCCGTGAATTTAAGGTACAGCCACGAAACAAATCTCCAAGTGCAAAATTTAACTCCTGAGCTTGGCTTCAAAGGGCATGACATTGGCGAGCTATTTCCACTGACTGCATTCGTTACACCATAAACCAATTCATTTAGTTCCAATTTGGCAACATTTACCTGATATTGGCCAATTTTCCAGTTTGGATGATTCTACGGGTGACACCCATGATGCAGTGGGGCCCCAGTCACTCCATGTTGACTTTAAATGGCCATCACAGGTTTGCACCCGTACGCGTGCCTCGTACCTCTCTCCTTGTATAAGCAAATTTGGGTCCAGCTCTGCCACGCAGACTTGTTCAcagttcttctttttattttgcacagaGGGATCCTGACAGAGAAGAAACAAACTTGTGGATGTCTAACAGGCTCGTTCTCACGTCTGTCCATTTACTGTTGTTTGGATTTCCGACAACCACAAGGCACATAATCATGTGTGCAAATCATTTAACGGTCACTCTCAAGGTCTCTCCAAGACTTACACTCACGTCtgacaacatacacacactcgtTTATGGATTCACGtattaacacagacacaaaatatatacacacattccaTGACTGATCCccttttttccactgcaggTGGGAGGTGTACAATGAGAATCTTTCGTGCTTCTTAACTCGGTTTAGCCAGGAAACGGAGGTATGGTTGATGTCTGGTTTTCCCGGAGGGTTCAGCTTTACTGCAGGGTCACAGACATGGTTTGTTTTAGGTCACCACGAATACCTCACAAGGTAAATCATGAGGCGTGTATATGTTATTCATTACACTCACTGTTGCACGCTGGCTTGTAGGTAATGGTCAAATTTTGCTCTGCTGCGTCACAGCCCAGACTAATGGACAACTCATGGAAGGACTGAAACTGGgaacattttaagaaaagaatATTGCTCTTAGAAACCATTCATAAGACAACAATACAAAATGAATCGAGATATAAATGAGAGTAGGAGCTTCGAACGTCAAGACTGTCTACTGGACAGTTGCACTCATACAATGCTTCGATTAAAAGCTCCAGCTAACAGCCTTAAATGTAGATGCATAAATGCTGTTTCAGTGCATGTAAAGAACATGATAACACTTCTTTTTCTATAAGTATAGatattaaatgttgttttctaaACAGGGCCAAGTAACAGTAATGTTTGGTTACTACAGAGCTTCTCAGACTCACAATTGCCTCCCTCTTGAAGATCAGGGAACACTTCTGTAGCGCCAGTCTGGGGACGTT is drawn from Xiphias gladius isolate SHS-SW01 ecotype Sanya breed wild chromosome 15, ASM1685928v1, whole genome shotgun sequence and contains these coding sequences:
- the LOC120800036 gene encoding uncharacterized protein LOC120800036 isoform X1 — its product is MEIPLLFLIFAMHQVDNARMNSCSGVSEKNLICYNDYSHNITCVWNSTHESDRPGAACKLHAIRVNTLTRNFSDSPAYNTSCDPEPVNVPRLALQKCSLIFKREAIFQSFHELSISLGCDAAEQNLTITYKPACNIKLNPPGKPDINHTSVSWLNRVKKHERFSLYTSHLQWKKGDQSWNDPSVQNKKKNCEQVCVAELDPNLLIQGERYEARVRVQTCDGHLKSTWSDWGPTASWVSPVESSKLENWPISGVPGGLLGVTIAGVAVALFLVVILFRNEKIIWMYMVKKFRGPPLPDPAKSFLQDVNFQNWLSPHFISKSSRSSLKPEEFLSVEVTSTADAVMLCRSEAALLEKMKSESSYESTRSSYSNPSYSKLCPPPPASSPITGTPGPCAADTPNGPVGRQCEGKTTEQDREEERRKAVELQQLLSKSDSNSERVQVMSDYEKVEKLHAERLRLQSLDSGMCSGEEVSQESLEADSIGATDSHDEGPDGKGQEREGGNGKEVDFQKLFGGSGNFFGKGSIQVCSDYEQVQTLQPCSPELPSLDSGVSSASEEQVSHEESLEEVDKSPETKSFLFPPPLSCALPCSAPAFPQLPLKFIGTGLSPALRLPSPSHIGGGEMLMSRPVEPSGNGYMPVKQEQS
- the LOC120800036 gene encoding uncharacterized protein LOC120800036 isoform X2; translated protein: MEIPLLFLIFAMHQVDNARMNSCSGVSEKNLICYNDYSHNITCVWNSTHESDRPGAACKLHAIRVNTLTRPAYNTSCDPEPVNVPRLALQKCSLIFKREAIFQSFHELSISLGCDAAEQNLTITYKPACNIKLNPPGKPDINHTSVSWLNRVKKHERFSLYTSHLQWKKGDQSWNDPSVQNKKKNCEQVCVAELDPNLLIQGERYEARVRVQTCDGHLKSTWSDWGPTASWVSPVESSKLENWPISGVPGGLLGVTIAGVAVALFLVVILFRNEKIIWMYMVKKFRGPPLPDPAKSFLQDVNFQNWLSPHFISKSSRSSLKPEEFLSVEVTSTADAVMLCRSEAALLEKMKSESSYESTRSSYSNPSYSKLCPPPPASSPITGTPGPCAADTPNGPVGRQCEGKTTEQDREEERRKAVELQQLLSKSDSNSERVQVMSDYEKVEKLHAERLRLQSLDSGMCSGEEVSQESLEADSIGATDSHDEGPDGKGQEREGGNGKEVDFQKLFGGSGNFFGKGSIQVCSDYEQVQTLQPCSPELPSLDSGVSSASEEQVSHEESLEEVDKSPETKSFLFPPPLSCALPCSAPAFPQLPLKFIGTGLSPALRLPSPSHIGGGEMLMSRPVEPSGNGYMPVKQEQS